In Streptomyces nodosus, one DNA window encodes the following:
- a CDS encoding outer membrane protein assembly factor BamB family protein, whose amino-acid sequence MNQPPGQPPQDGFGAPQNPPSGGFGAPQEPQPPQPPSPPQPGYGYPQQPGPYATPQQPGPHAQPGPYTPPQQPGPYAQQGPYAQPGPYTPSGPYTPPGPYAPSQPGYGYPPQPPQFPGAPTPPPGGGSKNPFKGKAALAVGAAVVALLVIGGTVFALSGDGGDKKPVADKIGSASPSASAPKPAPVDPGDGSGDGGEDTDLNEGRKPGEAKVLWYKEAPDAPGSGADATGMWITGTTAVKAAYKQIFGYRVSDGEPSWDPISFPQKICSVTRQKSSDDKIVVAYKDGVSDTATCNQLQQIDLRTGKKGWGKEVPEGALFDSTLTLGLTLVGDTLVVGRSQSGTAFDLGTGKKLWDKLRYDETCYPSGFAGGTRLISISSCAAATDNQHDEVQELDPATGKARWTRKIPKDWRVENVYSVDPVVLYSTDEDGKRGNIATLRNDGSVRSEVQAKDSFAPDCEWAFLDRDLQDCLGAVADADTLYLPTEAKRGPNDIVAISLDTGKERWRVKSPGDTSMLPLKTEGGRLIVYVEASYNAGGRIVSVPTTGGSHTMTTLLQNPSGAARIESDFFSKAIDYVDGRFYISTTQLSGDGKSKEKLMLAYGK is encoded by the coding sequence ATGAATCAGCCACCCGGCCAGCCGCCGCAGGACGGTTTCGGAGCACCGCAGAACCCCCCGTCGGGTGGCTTCGGCGCTCCTCAGGAACCGCAGCCGCCCCAGCCTCCGTCCCCGCCGCAGCCGGGCTACGGCTATCCCCAGCAGCCCGGCCCCTACGCCACGCCCCAGCAGCCCGGCCCCCACGCCCAGCCGGGCCCGTACACTCCGCCCCAGCAGCCGGGACCGTACGCGCAGCAGGGACCGTACGCCCAGCCGGGGCCGTACACCCCGTCAGGCCCGTACACCCCGCCCGGCCCCTACGCCCCGTCGCAGCCGGGTTACGGCTACCCGCCGCAGCCGCCCCAGTTCCCGGGCGCCCCCACCCCGCCGCCCGGCGGTGGCTCCAAGAACCCCTTCAAGGGCAAGGCCGCCCTGGCCGTGGGCGCCGCCGTGGTGGCGCTGCTGGTCATAGGCGGCACCGTGTTCGCGCTCAGCGGCGACGGCGGGGACAAGAAGCCCGTCGCCGACAAGATCGGGAGCGCGAGCCCCTCCGCGTCGGCCCCGAAGCCCGCCCCGGTCGACCCGGGCGACGGCAGCGGCGACGGCGGCGAGGACACGGACCTCAACGAGGGCCGCAAGCCGGGCGAGGCCAAGGTCCTCTGGTACAAGGAGGCACCCGACGCGCCCGGTTCCGGCGCCGACGCCACCGGCATGTGGATCACCGGCACGACGGCGGTGAAGGCCGCCTACAAGCAGATCTTCGGCTACCGGGTGAGCGACGGCGAACCCTCCTGGGACCCCATCTCCTTCCCGCAGAAGATCTGCTCGGTGACCCGGCAGAAGTCGTCCGACGACAAGATCGTGGTCGCCTACAAGGACGGGGTCAGCGACACCGCCACCTGCAACCAGCTCCAGCAGATCGACCTGCGCACCGGCAAGAAGGGCTGGGGCAAGGAGGTTCCCGAGGGCGCGCTGTTCGACAGCACGCTCACCCTCGGCCTCACCCTCGTCGGCGACACCCTGGTGGTCGGCCGCTCCCAGTCCGGCACCGCGTTCGACCTGGGCACCGGCAAGAAGCTGTGGGACAAGCTGCGGTACGACGAGACCTGCTATCCGTCCGGGTTCGCGGGCGGCACCAGGCTGATCTCCATCTCCTCCTGCGCGGCCGCCACCGACAACCAGCACGACGAGGTCCAGGAGCTCGACCCGGCGACCGGCAAGGCCAGATGGACGCGGAAGATACCCAAGGACTGGCGCGTCGAAAACGTGTACTCCGTCGACCCGGTCGTCCTCTACTCCACCGACGAGGACGGGAAGCGCGGGAACATCGCCACACTGAGGAACGACGGCTCGGTGCGCTCCGAGGTCCAGGCGAAGGATTCCTTCGCACCCGACTGCGAGTGGGCGTTCCTCGACCGTGACCTCCAGGACTGCCTGGGCGCGGTGGCCGACGCCGACACCCTGTATCTGCCGACCGAGGCGAAACGCGGCCCGAACGACATCGTCGCGATCAGCCTGGACACGGGCAAGGAGCGGTGGCGGGTGAAGTCCCCGGGGGACACGTCGATGCTTCCGCTGAAGACGGAGGGCGGCCGTCTGATCGTCTATGTCGAGGCGTCGTACAACGCGGGGGGCCGGATCGTCTCCGTCCCGACGACCGGTGGGAGCCACACCATGACCACGCTGCTGCAGAACCCGTCGGGCGCCGCGCGGATCGAGAGCGACTTCTTCTCCAAGGCGATCGACTACGTGGACGGTCGTTTCTACATCTCCACGACCCAGCTGAGCGGCGACGGCAAGTCGAAGGAGAAGCTGATGCTGGCCTACGGAAAGTGA
- a CDS encoding ABC-F family ATP-binding cassette domain-containing protein, producing the protein MAVNLVNVENISKVYGTRALLDGVSLGVSEGDRIGVVGRNGDGKTTLIRMLAKLEEADSGRVTHSGGLRLGVLTQHDSLDPAATVRHEVIRDMADHEWAGNAKIRDVLTGLFGGLDLPGFPQGLDTVIAPLSGGERRRIALAKLLIAEQDLIVLDEPTNHLDVEGIAWLARHLRERRSALVCVTHDRWFLDQVCTRMWDVQRGVVHEYEGGYSDYVFARAERERIAASEEAKRQNLIRKELAWLRRGAPARTSKPRFRVEAANELIQDVPPPRDSSELMKFASSRLGRTVFDLEDVTVQAGPKVLLKHITWQLGPGDRIGLVGVNGAGKTSLLRALAEAARSEGERQPAGGRVVVGRTVKLAYLSQEVAELDPALRVLEAVQQIRERVDLGKGREMTAGQLCETFGFTKEKQWTPVGDLSGGERRRLQLLRLLMDEPNVLFLDEPTNDLDIETLTQLEDVLDGWPGSMIVISHDRFFVERTTDNVYALLGDAALRMLPRGIDEYLERRHRMEEEVAARTAAPVPAAGRSAASAADSRAAKKELQRIERQLDKLSAREATLHEQIAMHATDFGKVAGLDAELRELVGEREELELRWLELADEVQ; encoded by the coding sequence ATGGCCGTCAACCTGGTCAATGTCGAGAACATCAGCAAGGTGTACGGCACCCGTGCCCTGCTGGACGGCGTCTCGCTCGGTGTCTCGGAAGGGGACCGGATCGGGGTCGTCGGGCGCAACGGCGACGGCAAGACCACCCTGATCCGGATGCTCGCCAAGCTGGAGGAGGCCGACTCCGGCCGGGTCACCCACTCCGGCGGGCTGCGCCTCGGTGTGCTCACCCAGCACGACTCCCTGGACCCGGCCGCCACCGTGCGCCACGAGGTCATCCGGGACATGGCCGACCACGAGTGGGCGGGCAACGCCAAGATCCGGGACGTGCTCACCGGACTGTTCGGCGGGCTCGACCTGCCCGGGTTCCCGCAGGGGCTGGACACCGTGATCGCGCCGCTGTCCGGCGGTGAGCGCCGCCGTATCGCGCTGGCCAAGCTGCTCATCGCCGAGCAGGACCTGATCGTCCTCGACGAGCCCACCAACCACCTCGACGTCGAGGGCATCGCCTGGCTGGCCCGGCATCTGCGCGAGCGCCGCTCCGCGCTGGTGTGCGTCACCCACGACCGGTGGTTCCTCGACCAGGTGTGCACCCGGATGTGGGACGTGCAGCGGGGGGTGGTCCATGAGTACGAGGGCGGCTACTCCGACTATGTCTTCGCCCGCGCCGAGCGCGAGCGCATCGCCGCCTCCGAGGAGGCCAAGCGGCAGAACCTCATCCGCAAGGAGCTGGCCTGGCTGCGGCGCGGCGCGCCCGCCCGTACCTCCAAGCCCCGCTTCCGCGTCGAGGCCGCCAATGAACTGATCCAGGACGTGCCGCCGCCCCGGGACAGCAGCGAGCTGATGAAGTTCGCCTCCTCACGGCTCGGCAGGACCGTCTTCGACCTCGAGGACGTCACCGTGCAGGCCGGGCCCAAGGTGCTGCTCAAGCACATCACCTGGCAGCTGGGCCCCGGCGACCGCATCGGTCTGGTCGGGGTGAACGGCGCCGGCAAGACCTCCCTGCTGCGCGCCCTGGCCGAGGCCGCGCGCAGCGAGGGGGAGCGGCAGCCCGCCGGGGGCCGGGTCGTCGTCGGCAGGACCGTCAAGCTCGCCTATCTCTCGCAGGAGGTCGCCGAGCTCGACCCCGCCTTGCGGGTCCTGGAGGCCGTGCAGCAGATCCGCGAGCGCGTCGACCTCGGCAAGGGCCGGGAGATGACCGCCGGACAGCTGTGCGAGACCTTCGGCTTCACCAAGGAGAAGCAGTGGACGCCCGTCGGCGATCTGTCCGGCGGTGAGCGGCGCCGGCTCCAGCTGCTGCGCCTGCTCATGGACGAGCCCAATGTGCTCTTCCTCGACGAGCCCACCAACGACCTCGACATCGAGACCCTCACCCAGCTCGAGGACGTCCTCGACGGCTGGCCGGGATCGATGATCGTCATCTCCCACGACCGGTTCTTCGTCGAGCGGACGACCGACAACGTGTACGCCCTCCTCGGCGACGCCGCCCTGCGGATGCTGCCCCGCGGCATCGACGAGTACCTGGAGCGGCGTCACCGCATGGAGGAGGAGGTCGCCGCCCGGACCGCCGCCCCGGTTCCCGCGGCCGGCAGGTCCGCCGCCTCCGCCGCCGACTCCCGCGCGGCCAAGAAGGAACTCCAGCGGATCGAGCGGCAGTTGGACAAGCTCTCGGCGCGGGAGGCCACGCTCCACGAGCAGATCGCCATGCATGCCACGGACTTCGGGAAGGTGGCCGGGCTCGACGCCGAGTTGCGCGAACTCGTCGGCGAGCGCGAGGAGCTGGAGCTGCGTTGGCTGGAACTGGCCGACGAGGTCCAGTGA
- a CDS encoding 4-(cytidine 5'-diphospho)-2-C-methyl-D-erythritol kinase has translation MSVTVRVPAKVNVQLAVGGARPDGFHDLANVFLAVGLYDEITVTPAEELSVTCSGPDAGQVPLDRTNLAARAALALAERHGLDPAVHLHITKDIPVAGGMAGGSADGAGALVACDALWGTHASREELLDICAELGSDVPFSLVGGAALGTGRGEKLTPLEVGGTFHWVFATADGGLSTPAVYREFDRLTEGVGIPEPTASEELLTALAKGDVNALAATLSNDLQPAALSLRPSLADTLAEGRAAGALAGLVSGSGPTTAFLAADAESARTVARALRESGTCRTVRVTTGPAAGATVL, from the coding sequence GTGAGCGTGACCGTACGCGTCCCGGCCAAGGTCAATGTGCAGCTCGCGGTGGGCGGCGCCCGGCCCGACGGCTTCCACGACCTGGCGAACGTCTTTCTGGCCGTCGGGCTTTACGACGAGATCACGGTGACCCCCGCCGAGGAGCTGAGCGTCACCTGCTCCGGCCCGGACGCCGGGCAGGTGCCCCTGGACCGTACGAACCTGGCGGCCCGGGCGGCGCTGGCGCTCGCCGAACGCCATGGGCTGGACCCGGCCGTGCACCTCCACATCACCAAGGACATCCCGGTCGCCGGGGGCATGGCGGGCGGCAGCGCGGACGGCGCGGGCGCCCTGGTGGCCTGTGACGCGCTCTGGGGCACCCATGCCTCCCGTGAGGAACTCCTCGACATCTGCGCCGAGTTGGGCAGCGATGTGCCGTTCAGCCTGGTGGGCGGGGCGGCGCTGGGCACCGGGCGGGGCGAGAAGCTCACCCCGCTGGAGGTCGGCGGGACCTTCCACTGGGTGTTCGCGACGGCCGACGGCGGGCTGTCCACCCCGGCGGTCTACCGCGAGTTCGACCGGCTGACCGAGGGCGTGGGGATCCCCGAGCCGACCGCCTCCGAGGAACTGCTGACCGCTCTGGCGAAGGGCGACGTCAACGCCCTCGCCGCGACCCTCTCCAACGACCTTCAGCCCGCCGCGCTCTCCCTGCGCCCGTCCCTGGCGGACACCCTCGCGGAGGGCCGCGCCGCGGGCGCCCTGGCCGGGCTGGTCTCCGGGTCGGGGCCGACGACGGCGTTCCTCGCCGCGGACGCCGAGTCGGCTCGGACGGTGGCGCGGGCACTGCGCGAGTCCGGCACCTGCCGCACGGTACGGGTCACGACGGGGCCCGCGGCGGGGGCGACGGTGCTCTGA
- the rsmA gene encoding 16S rRNA (adenine(1518)-N(6)/adenine(1519)-N(6))-dimethyltransferase RsmA, translating to MSSPTPDALLGPADVRELAAALGVRPTKQRGQNFVIDANTVRRIVRTAEVRPDDVVVEVGPGLGSLTLALLEVAERVTAVEIDDVLAAALPSTVAARMPGRAERFALVHSDAMRVAELPGPAPTALVANLPYNVAVPVLLHMLDTFPTIERTLVMVQSEVADRLAAAPGSRVYGVPSVKANWYADVKRAGAIGRTVFWPAPNVDSGLVSLVRRAEPVKTSASKAEVFAVVDAAFAQRRKTLRAALAGWAGSAAAAEAALVAAGVSPQARGEALTVEEFARIAEHRTAGSRATEDREAGNGTPDNEEQDQQ from the coding sequence GTGAGCAGCCCCACCCCCGACGCCCTCCTGGGGCCCGCCGACGTCCGTGAACTGGCGGCGGCCCTCGGTGTCCGCCCCACTAAACAGCGCGGCCAGAACTTCGTCATCGACGCCAACACCGTGCGCCGTATCGTGCGCACCGCCGAGGTGCGCCCCGACGACGTCGTGGTGGAGGTGGGCCCCGGGCTGGGGTCGCTGACACTGGCGTTGCTGGAGGTCGCCGAGCGGGTCACCGCCGTCGAGATCGACGACGTCCTGGCGGCGGCGCTGCCCTCGACGGTCGCCGCCCGGATGCCCGGGCGCGCCGAGCGGTTCGCGCTGGTGCACTCCGACGCGATGCGTGTCGCGGAGCTGCCGGGACCCGCGCCCACCGCGCTGGTGGCGAACCTGCCGTACAACGTCGCCGTGCCGGTCCTGCTCCATATGCTCGACACCTTCCCGACCATCGAGCGGACCCTGGTGATGGTGCAGTCCGAGGTCGCGGACCGGCTGGCCGCCGCGCCCGGGTCCAGGGTGTACGGGGTGCCGTCGGTGAAGGCCAACTGGTACGCCGACGTCAAGCGCGCCGGAGCCATCGGACGCACCGTCTTCTGGCCCGCGCCCAATGTCGACAGCGGACTGGTCTCACTGGTCCGGCGGGCCGAGCCGGTCAAGACCTCCGCGTCGAAGGCGGAGGTGTTCGCGGTCGTGGACGCGGCCTTCGCGCAGCGGCGCAAGACCCTGCGGGCCGCGCTGGCCGGCTGGGCGGGATCGGCCGCCGCCGCCGAGGCCGCGCTGGTCGCCGCCGGGGTCTCGCCGCAGGCGCGCGGGGAGGCGCTGACGGTGGAGGAGTTCGCCCGGATCGCCGAGCACCGCACCGCCGGGAGCCGCGCGACCGAGGACCGCGAGGCCGGGAACGGCACCCCCGACAACGAGGAGCAGGACCAGCAGTGA
- a CDS encoding resuscitation-promoting factor, producing MSKRQYSPYGTSGPTLARPQPYGRTHPDTYRPAYEARVPAGRAPEPPPPRRAPDATARAGEHARARHAARRRRSGARSMSRLLPQALVVAFLAGGTTAFVAKDKAVELTVDGSSRSLHTFADDVGDLLAQQDVPVGEHDVVAPGLGTRLESGDEVVVRYGRPMYLTIDGHRRQVWTTAHTVDGALRQLGVRAQGAYLSTPASRRIGREGLTLDVRTERVVTVMADGHTRTIRTNAKTVRQAVEQAGVTLRGQDTTSVRPGSFPREGQTVTVLRVVGSRENREVPIPFRVRRTSDSSLFKGTEVVVRAGRPGTRRVTYALRTVNGVRQKPQRIRSRVLRRPRAQLVRVGTRRHPGSVWGAEGLNWRGLASCESGGRSRAVDPSGTYGGLYQFDRHTWRSLGGSGRPQDAPAAEQTYRAKRLFVRRGASPWPHCGRRLFR from the coding sequence GTGAGCAAACGGCAGTACTCGCCATACGGGACATCCGGCCCGACCCTGGCGCGCCCCCAGCCGTACGGCCGGACGCACCCGGACACCTACCGGCCCGCCTACGAGGCCCGCGTCCCGGCGGGGCGCGCGCCGGAACCGCCCCCGCCACGCCGGGCGCCGGACGCCACCGCGCGCGCCGGAGAGCACGCCCGGGCCCGCCATGCCGCACGGCGCAGAAGGAGCGGCGCGCGCTCCATGAGCCGGCTGCTTCCCCAGGCGCTGGTCGTCGCCTTCCTGGCCGGTGGCACCACCGCGTTCGTCGCCAAGGACAAGGCGGTCGAGCTGACGGTGGACGGCAGCTCGCGGTCCCTGCACACCTTCGCCGACGACGTGGGCGATCTGCTCGCCCAGCAGGACGTCCCGGTGGGGGAGCACGATGTGGTCGCCCCGGGTCTCGGGACACGGCTCGAGAGCGGCGACGAGGTCGTGGTGCGCTACGGGCGCCCGATGTATCTCACCATCGACGGGCACCGGCGCCAGGTGTGGACGACGGCGCACACCGTGGACGGCGCGCTCCGGCAGCTCGGGGTGCGCGCCCAGGGCGCCTATCTGTCCACCCCGGCCTCGCGGCGGATCGGCCGCGAGGGTCTCACCCTGGACGTCCGCACCGAGCGCGTGGTGACGGTCATGGCGGACGGGCATACCCGTACGATCCGGACGAACGCGAAGACCGTCCGCCAGGCCGTCGAGCAGGCCGGGGTCACCCTGCGCGGACAGGACACCACCTCCGTGCGGCCGGGGAGCTTTCCGCGCGAGGGGCAGACGGTGACCGTGCTGCGGGTGGTCGGCTCCAGGGAGAACCGTGAGGTGCCGATCCCGTTCCGGGTGCGGCGCACCTCGGACTCGTCCCTGTTCAAGGGCACCGAGGTGGTGGTGCGCGCCGGGCGCCCCGGCACCCGCCGGGTGACCTACGCCCTGCGCACCGTCAACGGGGTCAGGCAGAAACCGCAGCGGATCCGCTCCCGGGTGCTGCGCAGGCCCAGGGCCCAGCTGGTGCGGGTGGGCACCCGGCGGCACCCGGGCTCGGTGTGGGGAGCCGAGGGACTGAACTGGCGCGGGCTCGCGTCCTGTGAGTCCGGCGGCCGGTCGCGCGCGGTGGACCCGTCCGGCACCTATGGGGGCCTCTACCAGTTCGACCGGCACACCTGGCGCAGCCTCGGCGGCTCCGGACGGCCGCAGGACGCCCCGGCCGCGGAGCAGACCTATCGCGCCAAGAGGCTGTTCGTCCGCCGGGGCGCCAGCCCCTGGCCGCACTGCGGGCGGCGGTTGTTCCGGTGA
- a CDS encoding TatD family hydrolase — MPSPAADKLSPAPDKNVPPPLPEPLRVAVADSHTHLDMQSGTVEEGLAKAASVGVTTVVQVGCDVKGSRWAAETAAAHDAVHAAVALHPNEAPRIVHGDPPGGWSRQEGGRAPGGDAALDDALAEIDRLAVLPQVKGVGETGLDHFRTGPEGRAVQERSFRAHIEIAKRHGKALVIHDREAHADVLRILEEEGAPERTIFHCYSGDAEMAEICARAGYFMSFAGNVTFKNAQPLRDALTVAPLDLVLVETDAPFLTPAPFRGRPNAPYLVPVTVRAMAAVKGVEEDALATALARNTARAFDY; from the coding sequence ATGCCTTCCCCAGCCGCCGACAAGCTCTCCCCGGCCCCCGACAAGAACGTGCCGCCGCCGCTCCCCGAGCCCCTGCGGGTGGCCGTCGCCGACTCGCACACCCATCTGGACATGCAGTCCGGCACGGTGGAGGAGGGTCTCGCCAAGGCCGCGTCGGTCGGCGTGACGACGGTCGTCCAGGTCGGCTGCGATGTGAAGGGCTCGCGCTGGGCCGCCGAGACGGCCGCCGCCCATGACGCGGTGCACGCGGCCGTCGCACTGCACCCCAACGAGGCACCGCGCATCGTCCACGGCGACCCCCCGGGAGGCTGGTCCCGGCAGGAGGGCGGCCGTGCACCGGGCGGCGACGCGGCCCTGGACGACGCGCTCGCCGAGATCGACCGCCTCGCCGTCCTGCCGCAGGTCAAGGGCGTCGGCGAGACCGGGCTCGACCACTTCCGCACCGGGCCGGAGGGCCGGGCCGTCCAGGAGCGGTCCTTCCGCGCCCATATTGAGATCGCCAAACGGCACGGCAAGGCCCTGGTCATCCACGACCGCGAGGCCCACGCCGATGTGCTGCGCATCCTCGAGGAGGAGGGTGCGCCCGAGCGGACGATCTTCCACTGCTACTCGGGTGATGCCGAGATGGCGGAGATCTGCGCCCGTGCCGGCTACTTCATGTCCTTCGCCGGCAATGTGACCTTCAAGAACGCGCAGCCGCTGCGGGACGCGCTCACCGTGGCCCCTCTCGACCTCGTCCTGGTGGAGACGGACGCGCCGTTCCTGACACCCGCCCCGTTCCGCGGCCGGCCCAACGCGCCCTATCTCGTGCCGGTCACGGTCCGTGCGATGGCCGCGGTCAAGGGGGTCGAGGAGGACGCGCTGGCGACGGCCCTGGCTCGGAACACGGCCCGTGCTTTTGACTACTGA
- the rsmI gene encoding 16S rRNA (cytidine(1402)-2'-O)-methyltransferase: protein MTATPGTLVLAGTPIGDIEDAPPRLAQELATADVIAAEDTRRLRRLTQALGVQPAGRVVSYFEGNESARTPELVEALTGGARVLLVTDAGMPSVSDPGYRLVAAAVEQDVRVTAVPGPSAVLTALALSGLPVDRFCFEGFLPRKAGERLSRLREVAGERRTLVYFEAPHRLEATLSAMAEAFGAGRRAAVCRELTKTYEEVRRGSLDELAAWAAEGVRGEITVVVEGAGEKGPEELDAAELVRRVRVREEAGERRKEAIAAVAAEAGLPKREVFDAVVAAKNAAGKNAAGKDAAGKDIAGQG from the coding sequence GTGACAGCAACGCCCGGAACCCTGGTCCTCGCCGGCACCCCCATCGGGGACATCGAGGACGCGCCGCCCCGGCTCGCTCAGGAGCTCGCCACCGCCGATGTGATCGCCGCCGAGGACACCCGGCGGCTGCGCCGGCTCACCCAGGCGCTGGGCGTCCAGCCCGCCGGGCGTGTCGTGTCCTACTTCGAGGGCAACGAGTCCGCCCGGACACCGGAGCTGGTGGAGGCGCTGACCGGCGGGGCGCGGGTGCTGCTGGTGACCGACGCGGGGATGCCGTCCGTGTCCGACCCCGGGTACCGGCTGGTCGCCGCCGCAGTCGAGCAGGACGTCCGGGTCACCGCCGTGCCCGGCCCGTCCGCCGTGCTGACCGCGCTGGCGCTGTCCGGGCTGCCCGTCGACCGGTTCTGCTTCGAGGGCTTTCTGCCGCGCAAGGCGGGCGAGCGGCTGTCGCGGCTGCGCGAGGTCGCCGGGGAGCGGCGCACCCTGGTGTACTTCGAGGCCCCGCACCGGCTGGAGGCCACCCTCTCCGCGATGGCCGAGGCGTTCGGCGCCGGGCGCCGGGCCGCCGTCTGCCGTGAGCTGACCAAGACCTACGAGGAGGTCAGGCGGGGTTCGCTGGACGAGCTGGCGGCCTGGGCGGCGGAGGGTGTACGGGGCGAGATCACCGTCGTCGTGGAGGGCGCCGGCGAGAAGGGCCCCGAGGAACTCGACGCGGCCGAGCTGGTGCGCCGGGTGCGGGTGCGGGAGGAGGCGGGGGAGCGCCGCAAGGAGGCCATCGCGGCGGTGGCCGCGGAGGCGGGGCTGCCCAAGCGGGAGGTCTTCGACGCGGTGGTGGCCGCGAAGAACGCCGCCGGGAAGAACGCCGCCGGGAAGGACGCCGCCGGGAAGGACATCGCCGGGCAGGGCTGA
- a CDS encoding dolichyl-phosphate-mannose--protein mannosyltransferase — MTSTASSTDTRQGQATAEQQPSWQLRLRHFGYTAPPIIEVRDRLVPPYAEPAPRLWAAIGLRQEIGDRIARWSAWGGPLLVTLMAGLMRFWNLGSPRAVIFDETYYAKDAWALVHNGFESNWAKDANELILQNHGQVPIPTDAAYVVHPPVGKYVIGLGELIFGFNPFGWRFMTALLGTLAVLLLCRIGRRLFRSTFLGCLAGALLAVDGLQFVMSRTSLLDGVLEFFVLAAFGCLLVDRDRARARLAAALPVDTDGRTRPDPHRAETTRLGLRPWRWAAGLMLGLAIGTKWNGLYVLAAFCVMAVLWDVGARRVAGAPRPYLTVLKRDLGLAFLSTVPIAVATYLLSWTGWLLSPTDGSGGYFRDWALKDGKGGDWTFLPDWMRSLWHYEYVVYKFHVGLSSPHTYQSNPWSWLVAGRPVSYFYESPAPGRDGCPADAGGKCAREVLALGTPLLWWAACFALLYVLWRWAFRRDWRAGAIACGVAAGYLPWFLYQERTIFYFYAVVFVPFLCLAVAMMIGAVLGPPGSDERRRVVGAAGAGVLVLLIAWNFIYFWPLYTGTAIPIDSWRSRMWLDTWV, encoded by the coding sequence GTGACCAGTACCGCGTCCTCCACGGACACCCGGCAGGGCCAGGCCACCGCAGAGCAGCAGCCGTCGTGGCAGCTTCGGCTGCGCCACTTCGGATACACGGCGCCGCCGATCATCGAGGTCCGCGACCGGCTGGTGCCGCCGTACGCCGAGCCCGCTCCCCGTCTGTGGGCGGCGATCGGTCTGCGCCAGGAGATCGGCGACCGCATCGCCCGCTGGTCGGCGTGGGGCGGCCCGCTGCTGGTGACGCTGATGGCGGGGCTGATGCGGTTCTGGAACCTGGGCAGCCCCCGGGCGGTGATATTCGACGAGACGTACTACGCCAAGGACGCATGGGCGCTCGTCCACAACGGGTTCGAGTCGAACTGGGCCAAGGACGCCAACGAGCTGATCCTCCAGAACCACGGCCAGGTGCCGATCCCCACGGACGCCGCCTATGTGGTCCATCCCCCGGTCGGCAAGTATGTGATCGGGCTCGGTGAACTGATCTTCGGGTTCAACCCGTTCGGCTGGCGCTTCATGACGGCGCTGCTCGGCACGCTCGCGGTGCTGCTGCTGTGCCGCATCGGCCGCCGGCTGTTCCGCTCGACCTTCCTGGGCTGTCTGGCCGGTGCGCTGCTGGCGGTGGACGGGCTGCAGTTCGTGATGAGCCGCACCTCGCTCCTCGACGGTGTGCTGGAGTTCTTCGTGCTGGCGGCCTTCGGCTGTCTGCTGGTCGACCGGGACCGGGCGCGCGCCCGGCTGGCGGCGGCGCTCCCGGTGGACACGGACGGCCGGACGCGCCCCGACCCCCATCGCGCCGAGACCACCCGCCTGGGCCTCCGCCCCTGGCGCTGGGCGGCGGGTCTGATGCTCGGTCTCGCCATCGGCACCAAGTGGAACGGCCTCTACGTCCTGGCCGCGTTCTGTGTGATGGCCGTCCTGTGGGACGTGGGCGCACGCCGGGTGGCGGGCGCGCCCCGCCCGTATCTGACGGTCCTCAAGCGGGACCTGGGCCTCGCCTTCCTCTCCACGGTCCCGATCGCGGTGGCGACCTATCTGCTCTCCTGGACGGGCTGGCTCCTCTCCCCCACCGACGGCTCCGGCGGCTACTTCCGCGACTGGGCCCTGAAGGACGGCAAGGGCGGCGACTGGACGTTCCTGCCCGACTGGATGCGCAGCCTGTGGCACTACGAGTACGTGGTCTACAAGTTCCATGTCGGCCTGTCGTCCCCGCACACCTATCAGTCCAACCCGTGGAGCTGGCTGGTGGCGGGCCGCCCGGTCTCGTACTTCTACGAGTCCCCGGCCCCCGGCCGGGACGGCTGCCCCGCGGACGCGGGCGGCAAGTGCGCCCGCGAGGTCCTCGCGCTCGGCACCCCGCTGCTGTGGTGGGCGGCCTGCTTCGCGCTCCTGTACGTCCTGTGGCGGTGGGCGTTCCGCCGCGACTGGCGGGCGGGCGCGATCGCCTGCGGTGTCGCGGCCGGCTATCTGCCCTGGTTCCTGTACCAGGAGCGCACGATCTTCTACTTCTACGCCGTGGTCTTCGTGCCGTTCCTGTGTCTGGCGGTGGCCATGATGATCGGCGCCGTCCTCGGCCCGCCCGGCTCGGACGAACGCCGCCGGGTGGTGGGCGCGGCGGGCGCGGGCGTCCTGGTCCTGCTGATCGCCTGGAACTTCATCTACTTCTGGCCCCTGTACACGGGCACCGCCATCCCGATCGACTCGTGGCGGTCCCGGATGTGGCTGGACACCTGGGTCTAG